From Desulfobacterales bacterium, the proteins below share one genomic window:
- a CDS encoding type II toxin-antitoxin system prevent-host-death family antitoxin, translating to MKATAKELRFYSKELINTVRRGEEVVITYRGKPCAKLIPYPENEGKNRKKNVLYGIWKDNQQVDDVEAYIRELRKGRF from the coding sequence ATGAAAGCAACGGCAAAAGAGCTCAGGTTTTACTCTAAGGAGCTTATAAATACGGTTAGAAGAGGCGAAGAGGTTGTTATTACTTACCGGGGAAAGCCTTGCGCAAAATTGATTCCTTATCCGGAAAATGAAGGGAAAAACCGGAAAAAAAATGTTTTGTACGGCATATGGAAAGATAATCAGCAGGTAGACGATGTTGAGGCTTATATCAGGGAATTAAGGAAGGGGCGGTTTTAA
- a CDS encoding glycosyltransferase family 2 protein, with product MERKDSKLNDFLLSVIVPVYNEENTIIELLNRVFYAPFRKEIIVVDDGSTDKTLEVLSKYDNPSVKLISHERNQGKGRALQTGLDKANGDIIVIQDADLEYDPEEYPVLLNPIISGNADVVYGSRFGGHGEHRVLYFWHYAGNRFLTLLSNMLTDLNLTDMETCYKAFTRQALDGIRINEKRFGFEPEITAKIAKKKLRIYEVPISYYGRTYEEGKKINWRDGLWALWCILRYNLFGR from the coding sequence ATGGAAAGGAAAGATTCAAAGTTAAATGATTTTTTGTTAAGCGTGATTGTGCCTGTGTACAATGAAGAGAATACAATTATTGAGTTGTTGAATCGTGTTTTCTACGCTCCTTTTCGAAAAGAAATTATCGTTGTGGATGATGGTTCAACAGATAAGACGCTGGAGGTTTTATCGAAATACGACAACCCTTCGGTCAAACTGATTTCACACGAACGGAATCAGGGAAAGGGCAGGGCGCTTCAAACCGGATTGGATAAAGCGAACGGCGACATTATTGTGATCCAGGATGCGGATCTGGAATACGATCCGGAGGAATATCCGGTACTGCTCAATCCGATCATATCAGGTAATGCGGATGTGGTTTACGGATCGCGGTTTGGCGGGCATGGCGAACATCGGGTGCTGTATTTTTGGCATTATGCGGGAAATCGGTTTTTGACGCTTCTTTCGAACATGTTAACGGATTTGAATTTAACAGATATGGAAACCTGCTATAAAGCCTTTACCCGGCAGGCTCTCGACGGCATCCGGATAAACGAGAAGCGGTTTGGCTTTGAGCCCGAAATTACGGCAAAAATAGCCAAAAAGAAACTTAGAATTTACGAAGTGCCGATTTCTTACTACGGGCGGACATACGAAGAGGGGAAAAAAATTAATTGGCGCGACGGGTTGTGGGCGCTTTGGTGTATATTACGGTACAATCTGTTTGGGAGATAA
- a CDS encoding DUF433 domain-containing protein, whose translation MNNNWSLPDNRILLFFYLHLFTCPDTFKKAKMMKARRFSTTKKEKLLDRITIHSEIMLGKPTIRGMRITVEQLLRALSQGISEQELLEEYPELEKADIQAVFVYVTGLVEEEQVFPVRGSA comes from the coding sequence ATGAACAATAACTGGAGTCTTCCGGATAACCGGATTCTTTTATTCTTTTATTTGCATCTCTTCACCTGCCCTGATACATTTAAAAAAGCAAAAATGATGAAAGCGCGGAGGTTTTCTACGACGAAAAAAGAAAAACTGCTTGACCGAATAACGATTCATTCGGAAATAATGCTTGGAAAACCAACAATTCGAGGGATGAGAATCACCGTTGAACAGTTGTTGAGAGCGCTTTCCCAGGGCATTTCCGAACAGGAATTGCTTGAAGAGTATCCGGAACTTGAAAAAGCGGATATTCAGGCGGTTTTTGTTTATGTAACGGGTCTGGTGGAAGAGGAGCAGGTTTTTCCCGTCCGAGGATCCGCATGA
- a CDS encoding UDP-glucuronic acid decarboxylase family protein, whose product MNNLVSKQVLVTGGAGFIGSHLCERLLDKGHEVLCVDNCYTGNKGNIYHLMENPKFEFMRHDITFPLYVEVDEIYNLACPASPIHYQFDPVQTTKTSVHGAINMLGLAKRVKARILQASTSEVYGDPEIHPQPESYWGNVNPVGRRSCYDEGKRCAETLFFDYYRQHQLPVKVVRIFNTYGPRMHVDDGRVVSNFILQALRGEPISLFGDGSQTRSFCYVDDLVDGLIAMMSTEDDFTGPLNLGNPVEIPILELAQKIIELTSSKSKIEFSLLPSDDPRRRRPDITLAGEKFGWKPAVDLEQGLEKTIAYFEGLLNPL is encoded by the coding sequence ATGAATAATTTGGTGAGCAAGCAGGTTCTGGTGACCGGCGGCGCGGGATTTATCGGTTCCCATTTGTGCGAACGGTTGCTTGATAAAGGGCATGAAGTTCTTTGTGTGGATAACTGTTATACCGGAAACAAGGGCAACATTTATCACTTGATGGAAAACCCGAAGTTTGAATTCATGCGCCATGACATCACCTTTCCGCTGTATGTGGAAGTCGATGAGATTTATAATCTGGCCTGCCCGGCATCGCCGATTCACTACCAATTCGATCCGGTCCAAACCACCAAAACATCCGTGCACGGTGCCATAAATATGCTCGGGCTTGCAAAACGCGTCAAAGCGCGAATTCTTCAGGCTTCCACTTCAGAGGTATACGGCGATCCGGAAATCCATCCCCAGCCGGAAAGTTATTGGGGAAATGTCAATCCCGTGGGCCGGCGTTCCTGCTATGACGAAGGCAAGCGCTGTGCGGAAACGCTGTTTTTTGATTATTACCGCCAGCACCAACTGCCGGTAAAAGTGGTTCGCATTTTTAATACATATGGCCCCCGAATGCATGTTGATGACGGGCGTGTGGTTTCCAATTTTATTCTTCAAGCCTTGCGCGGAGAACCGATTTCCCTCTTTGGCGATGGCTCGCAGACCCGTTCCTTTTGTTATGTGGATGACCTCGTCGACGGCCTGATCGCAATGATGAGCACGGAAGACGACTTTACCGGCCCGCTAAACCTTGGCAATCCTGTTGAAATTCCAATATTGGAACTCGCTCAGAAAATAATAGAGCTTACGTCTTCAAAATCAAAGATTGAATTCAGCCTTCTCCCTTCGGACGATCCAAGAAGGCGAAGGCCTGATATAACCCTGGCAGGCGAAAAGTTTGGCTGGAAACCAGCAGTAGATCTCGAGCAGGGACTGGAAAAAACCATTGCTTATTTCGAGGGTCTGTTAAACCCTCTCTGA
- a CDS encoding DUF86 domain-containing protein has product MPERDYRLYFSDISESCQAIFEYIEEMSFEAFCRDRKTYSAVIREFEIIGEAVGKLPDSMKSEYKNIDWQDIKDFRNLLIHEYFGVDLEIVWKIIQDDLPNLSEAVNELLKK; this is encoded by the coding sequence ATGCCTGAAAGGGACTATCGCCTCTATTTTTCAGATATCTCAGAATCCTGCCAAGCCATTTTCGAATATATTGAAGAGATGTCCTTTGAAGCGTTCTGCCGGGACCGAAAAACCTATTCCGCGGTGATCAGAGAATTTGAAATTATAGGCGAAGCCGTGGGCAAGTTGCCGGATTCCATGAAAAGCGAATATAAAAACATTGATTGGCAAGACATAAAAGACTTCAGAAACCTTTTAATCCATGAATACTTTGGTGTTGATCTGGAAATTGTATGGAAAATCATCCAGGATGACCTCCCGAATTTATCAGAAGCGGTAAATGAATTGTTGAAAAAATGA
- a CDS encoding nucleotidyltransferase family protein — protein sequence MNTFTNDEIMAYLKTNKKSLYEQFGVIRIGLFGSYAHGRPVSSSDIDMVVELEGTSKNIHNFFRLKRFLENEFGKKVDLGFEQSLKPLVRESIREQIIYA from the coding sequence ATGAATACATTCACAAACGATGAAATAATGGCTTATTTAAAAACAAACAAAAAATCGCTCTATGAACAGTTCGGCGTGATACGGATCGGCCTCTTTGGCAGTTATGCCCATGGCCGCCCTGTTTCTTCAAGCGATATTGATATGGTTGTTGAGCTTGAAGGTACAAGCAAAAATATCCATAATTTTTTCAGGCTGAAACGGTTCCTTGAAAATGAATTCGGGAAAAAAGTCGATCTCGGTTTTGAACAATCTTTAAAACCGCTGGTGAGAGAAAGCATCAGGGAGCAAATCATCTATGCCTGA
- the istB gene encoding IS21-like element helper ATPase IstB, which produces MLTHPIMDKLQAMKFYGMRKAFEEQLQTADIEKFSFEERLGLLVDREHTERQDRQLKTRLKKAKLRHQTSMEDIDYTYPRGLDKQFILSLAACEWLKARHNVFITGPTGIGKSYLACALAHKACLEGYSALYLRVPKLFSELSLAKGDGRYGKLLAGFAKTHLLILDDWGLSNLTKEQQRDFLEIIEDRCEIHSTVITSQLPVSHWHEVIDDPTLADAILDRLVHNAYKINLKGDSMRKKKRKLT; this is translated from the coding sequence ATGTTGACCCATCCGATTATGGACAAATTACAGGCAATGAAGTTCTACGGCATGCGAAAGGCATTTGAAGAGCAACTGCAGACGGCTGATATCGAAAAGTTCTCCTTTGAAGAACGCTTGGGTCTGCTTGTGGATCGAGAACATACAGAAAGGCAGGATAGACAGCTAAAGACCCGGCTGAAAAAAGCCAAGCTGCGGCATCAGACCAGTATGGAGGACATAGATTATACCTATCCCCGGGGGCTGGATAAGCAGTTCATATTATCGCTTGCCGCCTGCGAATGGTTAAAAGCCCGTCACAATGTATTTATCACCGGGCCGACCGGGATCGGAAAATCGTATTTGGCCTGCGCACTTGCCCACAAGGCCTGTCTGGAAGGATACAGTGCGTTGTATCTGCGGGTGCCGAAATTGTTCTCCGAGCTGAGTCTGGCCAAAGGCGACGGCCGTTACGGCAAACTTTTGGCCGGCTTTGCCAAAACGCACTTATTAATCCTCGATGACTGGGGCTTATCAAACCTTACCAAGGAGCAGCAGCGGGATTTTCTTGAAATCATAGAGGATCGCTGTGAGATCCACTCAACAGTAATCACCAGCCAGCTGCCGGTATCGCATTGGCACGAGGTCATCGATGATCCGACCCTGGCCGATGCCATCCTCGACCGCCTGGTTCACAATGCATACAAAATCAATCTGAAAGGAGACTCTATGCGGAAGAAAAAAAGAAAGTTGACTTAA
- the istA gene encoding IS21 family transposase: MRKIKEVLRLKFECKLSNRKIANSTSIARSTVGDYIQRVKAAGLGWPLPEDMDDAQLEKILFDQVPCTSKDHRPPLNFSYVHQELKRKGVTLMLLWHEYKAQNPQGYQYSQFCHLYRQWRDKLDPVMRQDHRAGEKLFVDYSGMTVPITDSGSGTTSEAQIFIACMGASNYTYAEASLSQNLSDWIDSHVRVFEFLGGVPELVIPDNLKSGVNKACRYEPDLNPTYLDMANHYDTAVIPARVRAPKDKAKAEVSVQIVERWILARLRNRTFFSVTELNRAIDELLVELNNKSFQKLPGTRKSVFESMDKPALKPLPMARYQFAQWKKARVHVDYHVEVDGHYYSVPYQLMKKQLDVRITANTVECFYKGKRVASHASSDRMGRHTTLKEHMPKKHQQYAEWTPERLVRWAGKIGPHTAELIEKVMAVRIHPQQGFRSCLGILRLGKSYGEERLEAAACRANQIGGKSYKSVESILKNGLDRKPLAEEESSGKPIDHANIRGGKYYE, encoded by the coding sequence ATGCGAAAAATCAAAGAAGTTTTACGTCTCAAGTTCGAATGCAAACTCAGTAACCGAAAGATTGCCAACAGTACTTCCATCGCCCGTAGCACGGTAGGCGATTATATCCAGCGGGTCAAGGCTGCGGGCCTTGGCTGGCCGCTTCCGGAGGATATGGATGATGCGCAATTAGAAAAGATCCTGTTTGACCAGGTGCCCTGCACGTCCAAGGATCACCGGCCGCCTTTAAATTTCTCCTATGTCCACCAGGAGCTCAAACGCAAGGGCGTGACCCTCATGCTGTTATGGCATGAATATAAAGCCCAAAACCCCCAAGGCTATCAATACAGCCAGTTCTGTCATCTCTATCGCCAATGGCGCGATAAACTGGACCCGGTCATGCGCCAGGACCACCGGGCAGGAGAAAAGCTCTTTGTCGACTACAGCGGCATGACCGTGCCGATTACCGATTCCGGAAGCGGCACCACCTCCGAGGCCCAGATCTTTATCGCCTGTATGGGCGCTTCCAATTACACCTACGCCGAAGCAAGCTTGAGTCAAAACCTGTCGGACTGGATTGATTCCCATGTCCGGGTATTTGAATTTTTAGGCGGTGTGCCGGAGCTGGTCATCCCCGATAATCTCAAAAGCGGTGTGAACAAGGCCTGTCGATATGAGCCGGATCTAAACCCCACGTATCTGGATATGGCCAATCATTATGACACCGCTGTTATCCCGGCCCGGGTCCGGGCACCCAAGGATAAAGCCAAGGCTGAGGTCAGCGTCCAGATTGTGGAACGCTGGATTTTGGCTAGGCTTCGCAACCGGACGTTCTTCAGTGTCACCGAGTTAAACCGGGCGATCGATGAGCTTTTGGTTGAGCTAAACAACAAGTCCTTCCAGAAATTGCCGGGAACCCGAAAAAGCGTGTTTGAGTCCATGGACAAGCCGGCTTTAAAACCGCTGCCCATGGCACGGTATCAGTTTGCCCAATGGAAAAAAGCCCGGGTGCATGTTGATTATCATGTGGAAGTCGACGGCCATTATTACAGTGTGCCTTACCAGCTTATGAAAAAGCAGCTCGACGTCAGGATAACCGCCAATACCGTGGAATGCTTTTATAAGGGCAAAAGGGTGGCCAGTCATGCCTCAAGCGACCGGATGGGCCGGCATACCACGCTCAAGGAACATATGCCCAAAAAGCACCAGCAATATGCGGAATGGACGCCTGAGCGCCTGGTGCGCTGGGCTGGTAAAATCGGCCCCCATACGGCTGAGTTGATCGAAAAAGTGATGGCTGTTCGTATCCATCCTCAGCAGGGCTTTCGCAGCTGTCTGGGCATTCTTCGGCTGGGCAAAAGCTATGGGGAGGAGCGGCTTGAAGCCGCTGCCTGTCGGGCCAATCAAATCGGCGGCAAAAGCTATAAAAGCGTGGAGTCCATCCTGAAGAACGGGCTGGATCGCAAGCCCCTGGCCGAGGAAGAGTCTTCGGGGAAGCCGATTGACCACGCCAACATCAGGGGCGGGAAATATTACGAGTAA